Proteins from a single region of Bdellovibrio bacteriovorus HD100:
- a CDS encoding cytochrome c biogenesis protein ResB: MLRSVLRFFASLKLAVVIIASLALLISVGTFVEARFDAWTAKQLVYNSVWMYGALGLLVTSLVAVIADRWPWQPRHAAFIFAHVGIIMIIFGALLTQTYGVDGIIRLTRTAEAVNEVQLQDTQLTVYRSRTGDGYDKVYSEDVNFLKNPITAKEPFLIKAKGLHFELLESIPYGLAQTRIEASPAAQSGSAVRFQLANANVSEIDWLIQRNAFERAEKQIGPVLLTMGGLWERRPEINEIRLYQNEDQQLSYALYSKNSQNPYKKGTLAEGDRIQTAWMGLELRTLQFLIKAVQKYEVRSMDRPTPATRASLKVRYNGQESFLVLNDYIKVFTDDWVYLIAYHNKKIPLGFDIALRNFKKTDYPGTMRAMAYESEVQFADQRATISMNEPLKHQGYYIYQASFEESPNGGVTASILSVNRDPGRVWKYLGSLVMCVGILLLFYFRYRPHVRPRSTN, from the coding sequence GTGCTTCGATCGGTCCTACGTTTTTTTGCTTCCCTGAAACTGGCGGTGGTTATCATCGCCAGTTTAGCTTTGCTGATCTCGGTGGGCACTTTCGTTGAAGCCCGCTTTGATGCGTGGACCGCCAAACAACTGGTGTATAACTCTGTCTGGATGTACGGCGCTCTGGGGTTGTTGGTCACAAGCCTTGTGGCGGTGATCGCCGATCGCTGGCCGTGGCAACCGCGTCATGCGGCTTTCATTTTTGCCCATGTCGGCATCATCATGATCATCTTCGGCGCCCTGCTGACTCAAACCTATGGTGTGGATGGCATCATCCGCCTGACCCGCACCGCTGAAGCCGTCAACGAAGTACAGCTTCAGGACACGCAGCTGACCGTCTATCGCTCGCGCACAGGTGACGGCTATGACAAGGTTTATTCCGAGGATGTGAACTTTCTAAAAAATCCCATCACCGCCAAAGAACCTTTTCTGATCAAAGCCAAAGGGCTGCATTTTGAACTGCTGGAGTCGATCCCTTATGGCCTGGCGCAAACCCGCATCGAAGCATCTCCGGCGGCGCAAAGCGGTTCGGCCGTGCGCTTTCAGCTGGCCAATGCCAATGTCAGTGAAATCGACTGGCTGATTCAGCGAAACGCCTTTGAGCGCGCCGAAAAACAAATCGGCCCCGTGCTGCTGACCATGGGAGGCCTGTGGGAACGCCGTCCTGAGATCAACGAAATCCGCCTTTACCAGAATGAAGACCAGCAGCTAAGCTATGCCCTTTACAGCAAAAACAGCCAGAATCCCTACAAAAAAGGCACCCTGGCAGAGGGCGATCGCATACAGACCGCGTGGATGGGACTGGAGCTTCGCACCCTGCAATTCCTGATCAAAGCGGTGCAAAAGTACGAAGTCCGCTCTATGGACCGCCCTACACCGGCCACCCGCGCGTCCCTGAAAGTCCGCTATAACGGACAGGAAAGTTTTCTGGTGCTGAATGATTACATCAAAGTCTTTACCGATGACTGGGTTTATCTGATCGCCTATCACAACAAGAAAATCCCTTTGGGTTTTGATATCGCCTTAAGAAATTTCAAAAAAACAGACTATCCCGGCACCATGCGGGCCATGGCCTATGAAAGCGAAGTGCAATTCGCCGATCAGCGCGCGACCATCTCGATGAATGAACCATTGAAGCATCAGGGTTACTATATTTATCAAGCCAGCTTTGAAGAGTCCCCAAATGGCGGCGTCACCGCTTCGATCCTTTCGGTGAATCGTGATCCGGGCCGCGTCTGGAAGTACCTGGGTTCACTGGTGATGTGTGTGGGAATTCTTCTGTTGTTTTACTTCCGCTATCGTCCGCATGTTCGTCCACGTTCCACCAACTAA
- a CDS encoding sensor histidine kinase translates to MDITSQVEMGEAAASVETAASVVFNRAGAKELARGYTELDQWFKISLHNDQDSVQSKVLYFDAPLMGRLYLQKQGEPGQRSSGPGLPMAERAVQSRFGAFPIELAPQESATYFIKRDSHHALNTRVFLADPSDLEHQDDLSRTIFYFYLGGIFSLVVYNLLLGLFTTQKDHLSYSFFAASFGVTALVLHGVFDSYLLPNSKFVFSNYLMFFSSVSLFSASLFVERFLSIKKEFTVGYWGLRLFAALSVVTMVGSLFAPTYRELFFLGYLIDISIGAGILFFIFCGFYSLIRYGHRLASYFLLSWLVVLIGTFIWFASIHGFITGNIYTQYSLLLANLGEMIVLSLGLAYKIRVLDEEKRQAQQAAEDKERYHRLVRVLSHDVANTVSGLLYHSEMLKDHVSAQAADAHLDRINSSTNKLNQILKSVRQEEVYHVFKQNAEMQRVELASACWEAVNHYSWQIEEKELLIEVAIANDLCVRADRSALINQVLSNVLSNSIKFCEPGREIRLLAQKQDDCVVLEIRDQGTGIHPNEVGLLFKRNKLFSHKGTSNEEGTGFGTSLIAEYMQLFGGQVEVSSVHHSVSPASGTTVKLVFPAVPD, encoded by the coding sequence ATGGATATCACCAGCCAGGTTGAAATGGGCGAGGCCGCCGCCAGCGTCGAGACTGCGGCCTCGGTGGTTTTTAATCGAGCCGGCGCCAAAGAGCTGGCGCGAGGTTACACGGAACTGGATCAGTGGTTTAAGATTTCTTTGCACAATGATCAGGACTCTGTTCAATCCAAAGTGCTCTATTTCGATGCCCCTCTGATGGGGCGTTTGTATCTGCAAAAGCAGGGCGAGCCTGGCCAGCGGTCCTCTGGCCCCGGGTTGCCGATGGCAGAACGGGCCGTTCAAAGCCGCTTCGGCGCTTTCCCCATCGAGCTGGCTCCCCAGGAATCCGCGACCTATTTTATCAAACGAGATTCGCACCACGCATTGAACACCCGGGTCTTTTTGGCGGACCCGTCAGATCTGGAACATCAGGACGATCTTTCCCGCACAATTTTTTACTTCTATCTGGGCGGAATCTTTTCGCTGGTGGTCTACAATCTTTTGCTGGGGCTGTTCACCACGCAAAAAGATCATCTGAGCTATTCATTCTTCGCGGCCAGTTTCGGGGTGACGGCCCTGGTTCTGCACGGGGTCTTTGACAGCTATCTGCTTCCGAACAGCAAGTTTGTTTTTTCCAACTATCTGATGTTCTTTTCTTCGGTCAGTCTTTTTTCGGCCAGTCTTTTTGTTGAAAGATTCCTCAGCATCAAGAAAGAGTTCACGGTCGGTTATTGGGGGCTTCGCCTGTTTGCCGCCTTGTCGGTGGTGACCATGGTGGGAAGTCTGTTTGCGCCGACATACCGGGAGCTCTTTTTCCTGGGATATCTGATCGACATTTCGATCGGTGCGGGAATTCTGTTTTTTATCTTCTGCGGCTTCTATTCTTTGATCCGCTATGGTCACAGGCTGGCGTCTTATTTCCTGCTGAGCTGGCTGGTGGTGTTGATCGGAACCTTTATCTGGTTTGCCTCGATTCACGGTTTCATCACCGGCAACATCTACACCCAGTATTCGCTGTTGCTGGCAAATCTCGGCGAGATGATTGTGCTGTCTTTGGGCCTGGCTTACAAAATTCGCGTGCTGGATGAAGAAAAGCGTCAGGCCCAGCAGGCGGCCGAGGACAAAGAGCGCTATCACCGGCTGGTGCGAGTGCTGTCCCATGACGTGGCGAACACGGTTTCAGGTCTTTTGTATCACTCAGAAATGCTCAAGGATCATGTCAGTGCCCAGGCCGCGGATGCGCATCTGGACCGCATCAACAGTTCCACCAACAAACTCAATCAAATTCTGAAATCTGTCCGGCAGGAAGAAGTCTATCACGTGTTCAAGCAGAACGCCGAAATGCAACGGGTCGAGCTGGCCTCGGCATGTTGGGAGGCCGTGAACCACTATTCCTGGCAGATTGAAGAAAAAGAACTGCTGATCGAAGTTGCAATTGCTAACGATCTTTGTGTGCGCGCCGACCGTTCGGCGCTGATCAATCAGGTGCTTTCCAATGTTCTTTCCAACAGCATCAAGTTCTGTGAACCGGGGCGGGAAATACGCCTGTTGGCACAGAAGCAGGATGACTGCGTGGTGCTTGAAATCCGCGATCAGGGTACGGGGATACATCCGAATGAAGTCGGTTTGTTGTTTAAAAGAAATAAACTGTTTTCGCACAAAGGCACCAGCAATGAAGAGGGAACTGGTTTTGGCACTTCGCTGATTGCGGAATACATGCAGTTGTTCGGTGGTCAGGTGGAAGTGTCCTCTGTGCACCATTCGGTCAGTCCTGCTTCTGGCACGACGGTGAAGTTGGTCTTTCCCGCTGTCCCGGACTGA
- a CDS encoding S8/S53 family peptidase, whose protein sequence is MKNKKSRILACLLVLLNTLRAGAFVELEKRHPVEVEDGRLTPFWAQEYIGADLVKEEMRQMPNLPRVPVAVYDVGFEKEHINLAFDIPVDRAMNGNRPMKGHHGTSVASLINGQGMVSVSEVVNYVQLKRVSPAVFYFGAVRELKDLPVKPQVISNSMGWTSESVLELATEVDQMGIIWVMAAGNDHPNEIAAHERAAPVISVGSYSPRGLQTLSSQESEQLDILAPADEYQAAIDGHGQEVLFGETSGATPLVSGSIANAKALIPSLSRAQIESLIERTAIRSFHSLYSEKNKAGLFNAYRFFKVVQRLHSVCGTSASCVQAQMDKRQNYLFDSSALSPRIQSVCKSRNSLSKEEMKSLRAQYLLNAEQTRYARLLACVYRNEGYSINADYYENIALIHENPQALQNKVQTQAVQAVLQGYTASAALRDLQILNDSFREALLKVLSGETGMEEYQGRDLLKAYEETGRVVLPAAL, encoded by the coding sequence ATGAAAAATAAAAAATCCCGCATTCTGGCTTGTCTTTTGGTGCTTTTAAACACCCTTCGGGCCGGCGCTTTTGTGGAGTTGGAAAAACGCCACCCGGTGGAAGTGGAAGACGGCCGTTTGACGCCTTTCTGGGCGCAGGAATACATCGGAGCCGATCTGGTGAAAGAAGAAATGCGGCAGATGCCGAATCTGCCGCGTGTTCCTGTGGCCGTCTACGATGTGGGGTTTGAAAAAGAGCATATCAATCTGGCCTTTGATATCCCGGTGGATCGCGCCATGAACGGGAATCGCCCAATGAAGGGGCATCACGGGACCAGCGTGGCCTCTTTAATCAACGGCCAGGGCATGGTCTCTGTTTCAGAAGTTGTGAACTATGTGCAATTGAAGAGAGTTTCTCCGGCGGTGTTTTATTTTGGCGCGGTCAGAGAGCTCAAGGATCTTCCGGTCAAACCGCAGGTGATTTCCAATTCCATGGGCTGGACCTCCGAATCCGTGCTGGAGCTGGCCACCGAAGTGGATCAGATGGGCATCATTTGGGTCATGGCTGCGGGGAATGATCACCCGAATGAAATTGCCGCGCACGAAAGAGCTGCTCCGGTGATCAGCGTGGGTTCTTATTCACCTCGGGGTTTACAGACGTTGTCTTCCCAGGAGTCTGAACAGCTGGACATTCTGGCACCGGCTGATGAATACCAGGCGGCGATCGATGGCCACGGGCAGGAGGTTCTGTTTGGTGAAACCAGCGGGGCGACACCTTTGGTTTCCGGCTCTATCGCCAATGCCAAGGCCTTGATTCCGTCCCTGTCCCGGGCTCAGATTGAAAGCCTGATCGAAAGAACCGCGATTCGTTCTTTCCACAGTCTGTATTCCGAGAAAAACAAAGCCGGCCTTTTCAATGCCTATCGATTCTTTAAGGTTGTGCAGCGCCTGCATTCGGTGTGTGGCACCAGTGCTTCCTGTGTTCAGGCCCAGATGGACAAGCGTCAAAACTATCTGTTTGACTCTTCCGCTTTAAGCCCCCGTATCCAGTCAGTGTGCAAATCCAGAAACAGTCTGTCCAAGGAAGAAATGAAATCCCTGCGTGCGCAGTATCTGCTGAATGCAGAACAAACCCGGTATGCGCGGTTGCTGGCCTGTGTGTATCGCAACGAAGGTTACAGCATCAATGCCGACTATTATGAAAACATCGCCCTGATTCATGAAAATCCCCAGGCGCTGCAAAACAAAGTTCAGACCCAGGCCGTTCAGGCGGTTTTGCAGGGTTATACAGCCAGTGCGGCTTTGCGGGATCTGCAGATTCTGAATGACTCCTTCCGCGAGGCCCTGCTGAAGGTTCTTTCCGGTGAAACGGGGATGGAAGAATACCAGGGCCGGGATTTGTTGAAGGCGTATGAGGAAACAGGTCGAGTCGTGCTGCCGGCGGCGCTTTAA
- a CDS encoding chemotaxis protein CheD: MLPVEHHVRIGQILIAENGEVLKTVLGSCVGIALVWRRQNKWALAHCLLPYPETFKEDKEARYVSQTIPRMLERMGATMADVSELEAIVAGGGRMMDGDKNYIKFVVGDENLKAAKAVLEKHRIRIVAFEPGGEQGTKMRIAGDGDYSIEKLPKTA; encoded by the coding sequence ATGTTGCCGGTCGAACACCACGTCAGAATTGGTCAGATCCTGATCGCTGAAAATGGCGAGGTGCTTAAGACTGTTCTGGGTTCTTGTGTCGGCATTGCTCTGGTGTGGAGACGGCAAAACAAATGGGCTTTGGCTCATTGTCTGCTGCCGTACCCGGAAACCTTCAAAGAGGACAAAGAGGCCCGCTACGTCAGTCAGACCATTCCCCGCATGCTGGAAAGAATGGGCGCGACCATGGCCGATGTGTCAGAGCTGGAGGCCATTGTGGCCGGAGGCGGACGCATGATGGACGGGGATAAGAATTATATCAAGTTTGTCGTCGGTGATGAGAATCTGAAGGCGGCAAAAGCAGTGCTGGAAAAACACCGCATCCGCATTGTGGCTTTTGAGCCCGGCGGGGAACAGGGAACCAAGATGAGGATCGCCGGGGACGGTGACTACTCCATCGAAAAACTTCCCAAGACGGCCTAG
- a CDS encoding CheR family methyltransferase, with protein MAEAAKKLEGAALTRLLTLVKTHTGITMEERKRDMLTARIKPRLRLLGLESLEDYIDQLEQGKVEIQDFVNLVTTNETHFFRTQTVWDYFQNEYLPEWYKKNPDTILRIWSAASSTGEEAHSLGMVCEEFRFKHPSFKYKIMGSDIDTNVLAKARSGVFKDRTLDELKKRNPVFVEKYFREQADGTFRISPVISANLEFFQHNLHKAAPKGLLFDIVFLRNVLIYFNDQDQELVLSNMHRSLKPEGMLILGESESLARHKTQFIFKKPLIYMKG; from the coding sequence GTGGCAGAAGCAGCGAAGAAACTCGAAGGAGCCGCCCTGACAAGGCTGCTTACTTTGGTAAAGACACACACCGGAATCACGATGGAAGAGCGCAAGCGTGATATGCTCACAGCTCGTATCAAACCGCGTCTGCGTCTTCTGGGGCTTGAATCCCTGGAAGACTATATTGACCAGCTTGAACAGGGCAAGGTCGAGATTCAGGATTTTGTGAATCTGGTCACCACCAATGAGACCCACTTCTTCCGCACGCAGACCGTGTGGGACTATTTCCAGAACGAATACCTGCCCGAGTGGTATAAAAAGAACCCGGATACAATTCTAAGAATCTGGTCTGCCGCATCTTCCACCGGGGAAGAGGCTCATTCCCTGGGAATGGTTTGCGAAGAGTTCCGTTTTAAACATCCCTCTTTTAAATACAAAATCATGGGTTCGGATATTGACACCAACGTTCTGGCGAAAGCCCGTTCAGGAGTCTTTAAAGACCGGACTTTGGATGAACTGAAAAAACGGAATCCGGTGTTTGTCGAAAAGTACTTCCGCGAACAGGCGGATGGAACTTTCCGCATCAGTCCGGTGATCAGCGCCAATCTGGAGTTTTTCCAGCACAATCTGCACAAGGCGGCCCCGAAGGGGCTGTTGTTTGATATCGTCTTTTTACGCAATGTTTTGATTTACTTCAATGATCAGGATCAGGAACTGGTGCTTTCAAACATGCACCGTTCATTGAAGCCTGAAGGCATGCTGATTCTGGGGGAATCCGAGTCTTTGGCCCGCCACAAGACTCAATTCATTTTCAAAAAACCTCTGATCTATATGAAGGGCTGA
- a CDS encoding methyl-accepting chemotaxis protein, whose translation MSTARKIVEQSPQLDELNSLREEIKALHRVQAVIEFNLDGTIITANENFLKTSGYSLDEIQNHHHSMFCEPEYGMSTEYKKFWQTLAKGEFVAGEFKRIAKGGKEIWINASYNPIFDNEGNPCKVVKFATDITAVKARTSEYEGKVTAISRAQAVIEFNLDGTILNANDNFLATVGYGLGDIQGQHHRMFCDPVYASSAEYKMFWEKLARGEFEAGEFKRFAKGGREVWINASYNPIFNADGKPFKVVKFATDITAAKMRAAEDAGKISAIGKAQAVIEFNMDGTIITANENFLKTVGYGLSEIQGKHHRMFCNSEYTAGPDYANFWARLNRGEFDSGRYLRVGAGGKSIWIQATYNPIMDMNGKPYKVVKFASDITQQVELEQAVKRKAEEDQMKVDALLLTVNKAAAGDLTSPITVSGADAIGQLADGIQKMMVDLRGVISMVVSSANNFGTSSKSIAEQSTSVAAGAQSLGATVEEMNASIEEFTASIASIADNTKQANELAKITQKEAEQGSQAISKSIEAMELINKSSEDISEIIKVISEIASQTNLLAFNAAIEAARAGEHGLGFSVVADEVRKLAERSSQATKEISKLINESTKRVEQGSSISKQAGEAFSKIVAGIEKTTQSISEVTLAAEEQSEAAKGVSASIQHIAAESEKSAQSSETIANNTGILVKEADDLNRTVSRFVV comes from the coding sequence ATGAGTACCGCACGTAAAATTGTTGAACAAAGTCCCCAGCTTGATGAACTCAACAGCCTTCGCGAAGAAATCAAGGCTCTGCACCGCGTGCAGGCGGTGATTGAATTCAACCTCGATGGGACAATCATCACAGCCAACGAAAACTTTCTGAAGACCTCGGGATACTCCTTGGACGAAATCCAGAATCATCACCATTCCATGTTCTGTGAACCTGAGTATGGCATGAGCACCGAATACAAAAAATTCTGGCAGACTTTGGCCAAAGGTGAATTTGTGGCCGGCGAATTCAAACGCATCGCCAAAGGCGGCAAAGAAATCTGGATCAATGCTTCTTACAATCCGATTTTTGATAATGAAGGCAATCCGTGCAAAGTGGTGAAGTTCGCCACAGACATCACTGCGGTGAAAGCCAGAACATCCGAGTACGAAGGCAAGGTGACGGCGATCAGCCGCGCTCAGGCCGTGATTGAATTTAATCTGGACGGAACCATCCTCAACGCCAATGATAATTTCCTGGCAACCGTCGGATACGGGCTGGGTGATATCCAGGGCCAGCATCATCGCATGTTCTGTGACCCCGTTTATGCCAGTTCTGCAGAATACAAAATGTTCTGGGAAAAGCTGGCACGGGGCGAGTTTGAAGCGGGTGAATTCAAACGCTTTGCCAAGGGCGGTCGCGAAGTGTGGATCAATGCCTCTTACAACCCGATCTTCAATGCCGATGGCAAGCCCTTCAAAGTGGTGAAGTTCGCCACAGACATCACAGCCGCAAAAATGAGAGCTGCGGAAGATGCCGGAAAAATCTCGGCCATCGGCAAAGCCCAGGCCGTGATTGAATTTAACATGGATGGCACGATCATCACCGCCAATGAAAACTTCCTGAAAACCGTCGGTTATGGTCTGTCTGAAATCCAGGGCAAACATCATCGCATGTTCTGTAACAGCGAATACACGGCGGGGCCCGACTATGCGAACTTCTGGGCCAGACTGAATCGGGGAGAGTTCGACTCCGGTCGTTACCTGCGCGTGGGTGCCGGTGGCAAATCCATCTGGATCCAGGCCACTTACAATCCGATCATGGATATGAATGGCAAACCTTATAAGGTTGTGAAATTTGCCAGTGACATCACCCAGCAGGTAGAGCTGGAACAAGCCGTGAAAAGAAAAGCCGAAGAAGACCAAATGAAAGTCGATGCTTTGTTGCTGACGGTGAATAAAGCCGCGGCGGGGGACCTGACTTCGCCGATCACAGTTTCAGGTGCGGATGCCATCGGCCAGCTGGCGGACGGTATTCAGAAAATGATGGTGGACCTGCGTGGGGTGATCTCCATGGTTGTGTCCTCTGCCAATAACTTTGGCACGTCCTCCAAGTCCATCGCGGAGCAGTCCACGTCTGTGGCCGCCGGGGCCCAGAGCCTGGGGGCGACGGTCGAAGAAATGAACGCTTCCATTGAAGAGTTCACCGCTTCCATCGCGTCGATTGCAGATAATACGAAACAGGCCAATGAACTGGCCAAAATCACTCAGAAAGAAGCTGAACAGGGCAGTCAGGCCATCTCCAAATCCATCGAAGCAATGGAGCTGATCAACAAGTCCTCGGAAGACATCAGCGAGATCATCAAGGTGATCAGCGAGATCGCCAGCCAGACCAATCTTCTGGCCTTCAATGCCGCGATCGAGGCTGCTCGTGCCGGTGAACACGGACTGGGCTTCTCGGTGGTTGCGGATGAAGTTCGTAAGCTGGCGGAAAGATCTTCCCAGGCGACGAAAGAAATTTCCAAGTTGATCAATGAATCCACCAAACGCGTGGAACAGGGCAGTTCTATTTCCAAGCAGGCAGGTGAAGCCTTCAGTAAAATCGTGGCGGGTATCGAAAAGACCACCCAGTCCATTTCGGAAGTCACACTGGCAGCAGAAGAGCAGTCCGAAGCCGCCAAAGGTGTCAGCGCCTCAATCCAGCATATTGCCGCTGAATCCGAAAAATCAGCGCAGTCGTCCGAGACGATTGCCAACAACACCGGCATCCTGGTGAAGGAAGCCGATGACCTGAACAGAACAGTGTCCAGATTTGTGGTGTAA
- a CDS encoding chemotaxis protein CheW produces MKNSSHMQMFASFRLGPAELAISISSLQEVVNYPEKITLVPLAPDYLTGLFNLRGTVTPIVDMGRLLDVETSNSGSVKKVAIVHVNNVRIGLLFDSTSEILNVQTGDISRFDNHLEGRKSVIRSVLKLNGGDRIVEVLDPEALVKIENIPQILEQSRSTATELTRKSSKRDQCITVRSGALEFGLSISGIREIIRVPEIKRSVLAVDYCIGMVNLRGTIIPILDFRMFLKIEGDECRDLESRRIVILKLQKVQVGFLVDSVDSIVTFFEEEVLPIPMFAQEKVEMMRGLLAQDNKANVVLLNESKILSDQEILAITRGHDSLYGNREKEAEAAKAKTERKPYISFRLDFLLSTRLSSIDEIAKVEGELMRPPGYPEYVVGMMKMRGDVVTIVDLRAFYGMKPAADPLNSRILIVKGQQSKFGLLVDSVESIDTVDEANKARIPTILAPEATKTLQGHMKEIVEVTDLAGVKKTFMILDVPELMNRLDVRAA; encoded by the coding sequence ATGAAAAATTCTTCTCATATGCAGATGTTTGCTTCTTTCCGACTGGGTCCGGCGGAGCTGGCCATTTCGATTTCATCTTTGCAGGAAGTGGTCAACTATCCCGAAAAAATCACTCTGGTGCCGCTGGCACCGGATTATCTGACCGGGCTGTTCAATTTGCGTGGCACGGTCACTCCGATAGTGGATATGGGTCGCCTGCTGGATGTTGAAACTTCAAACTCTGGCAGCGTCAAAAAAGTGGCGATCGTGCATGTCAATAACGTGCGCATCGGTTTGCTTTTTGACTCCACGTCAGAAATTCTGAATGTTCAGACAGGGGACATCTCGCGGTTCGACAATCATTTAGAGGGACGCAAGTCGGTCATCCGCAGCGTGCTGAAGCTCAATGGCGGGGATCGCATCGTTGAAGTGCTGGATCCGGAAGCGCTGGTGAAAATTGAAAACATCCCGCAGATTCTGGAACAAAGCCGCAGCACCGCGACGGAACTGACCCGCAAGTCCTCCAAACGGGACCAGTGCATCACGGTTCGCTCAGGGGCTTTGGAGTTCGGACTGAGCATCTCGGGCATTCGCGAGATCATTCGTGTTCCTGAAATCAAACGCAGCGTCTTGGCCGTGGACTATTGTATCGGCATGGTGAACCTGCGTGGCACGATCATTCCTATTCTGGACTTCCGCATGTTCCTGAAAATTGAAGGCGATGAGTGCAGGGACCTGGAGTCCCGTCGTATTGTTATTTTGAAGCTGCAAAAGGTTCAGGTCGGATTCCTGGTCGACAGCGTTGACAGCATTGTGACCTTCTTTGAAGAGGAAGTTCTGCCTATTCCGATGTTTGCCCAGGAAAAAGTGGAAATGATGCGGGGCTTGTTAGCACAGGATAACAAGGCCAACGTTGTTCTGCTGAATGAAAGTAAAATTTTGTCAGATCAGGAAATTCTCGCCATCACCCGCGGTCATGATTCACTTTACGGGAATCGGGAAAAAGAGGCCGAAGCCGCCAAGGCGAAGACGGAAAGAAAACCTTACATCTCTTTCCGTCTGGATTTTCTGTTGTCGACACGCTTAAGCTCCATTGACGAGATCGCCAAAGTCGAGGGGGAATTGATGCGGCCCCCGGGTTATCCGGAGTATGTCGTGGGCATGATGAAGATGCGCGGGGACGTCGTGACGATTGTTGATTTGCGCGCCTTCTATGGCATGAAACCGGCGGCAGATCCTTTGAATTCGAGGATCCTGATCGTCAAAGGTCAGCAAAGCAAGTTCGGGTTGCTGGTGGATTCCGTGGAGTCCATTGACACCGTGGATGAAGCCAATAAAGCCCGTATTCCGACCATCCTGGCTCCGGAGGCCACCAAAACCCTGCAAGGACATATGAAAGAGATTGTCGAAGTCACAGACCTTGCCGGAGTGAAGAAGACATTCATGATTCTGGATGTTCCAGAGCTGATGAACCGTCTGGATGTCCGTGCGGCCTGA